One window from the genome of Oceanisphaera sp. IT1-181 encodes:
- a CDS encoding GH36-type glycosyl hydrolase domain-containing protein, which produces MTQAAKPQAAKQQSARPLADTTVPASVYARDAATLRADHGIVAGRPEPVAAWQNLSALLPWLDQAHEHCIKPSASLTKAAEWMLDNEFQLRRAVRQVREDMPAAFYRRLPRLAATHYQGMPRVLALAQGMLDVAQVQVGFAGAVEFVNAYQQDDPLTIAELWAFPAMLRLVCLEEIIQSYCELLPELAPPFELMPRSVLHQALDPTESLSRAISGLVAISTISWKTFFEQVSQVETLLQNDPADVYSAMDFDTRDRYRNTIEQIADHATATEWEVAAAALALAHAHAGARRAGHVGYWLVAEGRAELERKVGFRASWRISWRRRMMAHPGRSYALALAGFTVAALFFPALLFALLDASAVAWVAGLALSLAPAMIIGVTFTHWLVSRCVSPRVLPKLDVEQGLQPGWEAAVVMPVILRHSAEVEPLIERLEMHWLSNPDPQVRMALLSDLADAEIEHQPEDATIEAALVVGVRRLNARYAEHAPFVLLHRRRCWNKAEGRWMGWERKRGKLEELVCFMLGHQPAAFALREGDIDTLCQARFVVTLDADTRVPSNNINRLIGTLAHPLNRVEFDSDTCRPTCGYTFIQPRVEISPHAGGRSLFTRLYSGDTAIDIYSRAVSDVYQDLFGEGIFTGKGAFDVAGFHQCLHGRVPENAILSHDLFEGLHGRAALASDIVFYEDFPTHYLSYARRALRWIRGDWQLTPWLCGTVPSRDGEGVPNRFSALDRWKVLDNLRRSLIAPMLVVLATAGWLVLPGHALIWTALAVGAPAAYLFIDLVTRLARVRKPGTTRSILHPLADHAGRWLLSVVFLAHEAAIATEAIARALWRMHVSHRYLLEWTSAAHAATEVSQTWLGTWREMAVAPLLSGIIAVTLGWLNPTALAGAAPLLLLWFISPQVAWLISRERQSVAEILGEEDRGYLRLIARRTWLYFETFAGPDDNWLPADNYQAAPHEEIAHRSSPTNVGMLFLASLTAWDLGHIGRRDLAARVTGALDALDRLESHDGHTLNWFDTLTLESLEPRYISTVDSGNLAVSLLTLSAGCREAATGPVLPATRWDGLEDALHLLREAVCALPKDEQGAIYEQLDEIIDRLPSIRSTPQDWRAALEQLVTTDWLALKLRVTQVVEAGIEAEPHEIHLWLNRTDHHLMTMRRDLDALAPWHALIDDAPRELEGMLTLLNALPQADAALAEITSSLNLPRGVLSQLAPIDEKSQHWLDAMTAALDQGEIACRELHDSLQRCATRAQTRAFGMNFHPLYDEETSTFFIGHNLDSGHLDIHHYDLLASEARLASYFAIAKRDVPIKHWFHLGRPISRTAGSLTILSWNGSMFEYLMPALLLPSEAGRLLGQSERAAVAVQQRYGEKLDLPWGVSESGFAARNESNHYQYQAFGVPGLGLKHGLAEDYVVAPYASALALGIAPIAATSNLRRLDKLGLRDRYGFFEAADFTPQRLPIAGGLSIVRSYMAHHQGMISAAIGNALHDNILIERLGREPRMRATELLLQERVPWEFPPEQPTETDDLAPDFSRIPTPVLQSWTALEQSGPQLQVLGNGKLAAWVTDAGDSALWWRGQAITRWTGDPVRRGGEARVYISERENEVESEIKNEIKSGAVWSLGKHDENRTSETRYHGHKIEFHERRGGLSTNLEISIAASDDVEFRRVTLFNDSDRLMELEVTSYAEVVLAPMAAYERHPAFSKLFIHSERLDEKNALLFERRSRRLDDQPPVLLHRLLSCDATVTPNAVVSPSGFETDRRRFLGRHGNVARPQGATQALNGTTGWTLDPIMALRARVTLAPGAQVRLDFVTVVANSREKVLNIAERFATGPAVDWAIEDARRTAALEAQRLGLDSRTLAEAQALCRYLVFPRSLPILLVASDTALPAQPHLWSMGLSGDLPMVLVRVADKTHVPLLPIIIRAYRWWQRCGLKVDLVFLQEGASGYQEPVRELLFAALREANVPEGLGGQGGVHLLASERMGAVERRTLKATARLSLDARAGTLATAMAVPWQRRAPLPRFQPLGVRPPAPLPATPLLRPNDLVFDNSLGGFNPISGDYLIHLDSGRVTPSPWCNVLANERFGTLVSEAGLGFTWGINSGEHRLTPWSNDPVLDPQTEALYLRDEETADIWSPTPLPAGGDEPCQIQHHAGATTWLRNGEGLEQRLTVFVPPTDPVKLAILTLTNPGDRGRRFTVTYYAEWLLGSMASVAGAHLVCGFDAQSQALIARNDWNPEFAGRTAFLAASRPPHSLTCDREAFLGRHQNLARPAGLVEWSLDGALDNVADACAAFQVHIDLAAGATEEVVFVLGEGRDLADAADLATHWANLETAKLGLADNGVTWQQRLNGVQISTPDPGLDLMVNRWLTQQNLASRILARAGFQQAGGAFGFRDQLQDMLALLFSEPQRVRAHILECASRQFEEGDVLHWWHPPAGRGVKTRFSDDLLWLVYATGRYVTATGDTSILAEKVPFLSAPPLAEGEEDRYALFESGGEAGTLFEHCRRALNYAVTSGIHGLPLMGTGDWNDGMDRVGNEGRGESVWLAWFAAACADAFADLAREMERFDLDTYWRTRADELRRAADAAGWDGEWYARAFDDDGLPWGSKDSDECQIDSISQSWAVLAGGLSPERATTAVNSATERLVDRDARLVRLLTPPFDQTPRDPGYIRAYPPGVRENGGQYTHAAAWLGLAHARLGNGDLAYEIFDLINPIRRSDHLDGAEQYRGEPYVLAADIRGAGPNTGQAGWTWYTGAAGWTWQLAVEGILGLTLQGGAVKIAPSLPTNWGGATARIKGSNGVLAISIEDPEKLGSGQVELTVDGQRLAGNSVAFPTDGTERQVTARLRKLPEGRTG; this is translated from the coding sequence ATGACACAAGCCGCTAAACCCCAAGCTGCTAAGCAACAGTCCGCTAGACCATTGGCAGACACCACAGTACCCGCTAGCGTATATGCACGAGACGCGGCGACACTGAGGGCCGATCATGGCATCGTCGCAGGGCGGCCTGAGCCTGTCGCCGCTTGGCAAAATCTCTCTGCGCTCCTTCCTTGGTTGGACCAAGCTCATGAACATTGCATCAAGCCATCGGCCTCTTTGACCAAGGCTGCGGAGTGGATGCTGGACAACGAGTTTCAGTTGCGCCGTGCCGTGCGCCAAGTGCGTGAAGATATGCCTGCTGCGTTTTATCGACGCTTACCGCGACTCGCCGCAACGCATTACCAGGGCATGCCACGGGTGCTGGCACTGGCGCAAGGCATGCTGGATGTGGCACAAGTGCAGGTCGGCTTCGCTGGCGCGGTTGAGTTCGTCAATGCCTATCAACAAGATGATCCGTTGACGATAGCTGAGCTGTGGGCATTCCCGGCAATGCTGCGTCTGGTGTGCTTGGAAGAGATCATTCAGTCCTATTGCGAACTGTTACCCGAACTCGCCCCTCCTTTCGAACTTATGCCGCGCTCAGTACTGCATCAGGCGCTAGACCCCACCGAAAGTCTCTCCCGCGCCATCTCGGGGCTGGTGGCGATTTCAACTATCTCGTGGAAGACGTTTTTTGAGCAAGTGAGCCAAGTCGAGACCCTGTTGCAGAATGATCCAGCCGACGTTTATTCGGCCATGGATTTCGACACGCGCGACCGCTATCGCAACACTATCGAGCAAATTGCCGACCACGCAACCGCCACTGAATGGGAAGTGGCCGCGGCTGCATTGGCGCTGGCGCATGCTCATGCGGGTGCCCGTCGCGCAGGGCATGTGGGTTACTGGCTGGTCGCAGAAGGGCGGGCAGAGCTTGAGCGCAAGGTCGGCTTTCGCGCAAGCTGGCGGATAAGTTGGCGCCGGCGGATGATGGCTCACCCAGGCCGGAGTTATGCGCTCGCACTAGCAGGTTTCACCGTGGCAGCGCTGTTCTTTCCAGCCTTGCTGTTTGCACTGTTGGACGCCAGCGCGGTGGCCTGGGTGGCGGGGCTGGCGCTGTCGCTCGCACCGGCCATGATCATCGGCGTCACCTTCACCCACTGGCTCGTGAGTCGCTGCGTTTCACCGCGCGTGCTGCCAAAACTCGACGTTGAGCAGGGTCTGCAGCCCGGCTGGGAAGCGGCAGTGGTGATGCCGGTGATCTTGCGTCATTCAGCCGAGGTGGAGCCATTGATTGAACGGCTGGAAATGCACTGGTTATCGAATCCGGACCCGCAGGTGCGCATGGCGCTGCTCAGCGACCTTGCCGACGCCGAGATAGAACACCAGCCAGAAGATGCAACGATTGAAGCGGCATTGGTTGTCGGCGTACGTCGCCTCAATGCACGCTACGCCGAGCATGCCCCGTTCGTGCTGCTGCACCGTCGGCGCTGCTGGAATAAGGCCGAAGGCCGCTGGATGGGCTGGGAACGTAAGCGGGGCAAGCTCGAAGAGCTGGTCTGCTTCATGCTTGGCCATCAGCCCGCGGCTTTTGCGCTGCGTGAGGGCGATATTGATACCCTGTGCCAAGCACGCTTTGTGGTTACACTCGATGCAGACACTCGGGTACCGTCCAATAACATTAATCGATTAATCGGTACGCTGGCTCATCCACTGAACCGAGTAGAGTTTGACTCGGACACTTGCCGACCGACCTGTGGTTACACTTTTATTCAGCCCAGAGTCGAGATTTCACCCCATGCGGGTGGTCGGTCGTTGTTTACCCGTCTTTATTCCGGCGATACGGCGATCGATATCTACAGTCGTGCGGTGTCGGATGTCTATCAGGACTTGTTTGGCGAGGGGATATTCACCGGTAAGGGGGCATTTGACGTAGCAGGCTTTCACCAATGCCTTCACGGTCGCGTGCCGGAAAACGCCATCCTCAGTCACGATTTGTTTGAAGGGCTTCACGGGCGGGCTGCGCTCGCCAGCGACATTGTGTTCTACGAGGATTTTCCTACCCACTACCTTTCCTATGCGCGGCGCGCCTTGCGTTGGATCCGTGGAGACTGGCAGCTTACTCCTTGGTTATGTGGCACAGTGCCGAGCCGGGATGGCGAAGGTGTTCCCAATCGATTTTCGGCGCTCGACCGCTGGAAGGTGCTGGATAACCTGCGTCGCAGCCTTATCGCTCCCATGCTGGTGGTGCTCGCCACGGCCGGATGGCTGGTACTGCCGGGGCACGCGCTGATCTGGACGGCGCTGGCCGTAGGCGCGCCAGCGGCTTACCTATTTATCGACTTAGTTACCCGTTTGGCGCGAGTACGCAAGCCGGGCACCACGCGCAGCATATTGCATCCGCTGGCCGACCATGCGGGGCGCTGGTTACTGTCGGTTGTCTTCCTTGCCCACGAAGCGGCGATCGCGACTGAAGCGATTGCGCGCGCCTTGTGGCGCATGCATGTTTCGCACCGATACCTGCTGGAATGGACCTCTGCGGCTCATGCTGCCACAGAGGTTTCACAAACATGGCTGGGCACTTGGCGTGAAATGGCGGTTGCGCCGTTGTTGTCAGGCATTATCGCCGTCACTTTAGGCTGGCTGAACCCCACGGCCTTGGCCGGCGCCGCACCGCTGTTGTTGCTGTGGTTTATCTCTCCGCAGGTGGCATGGCTTATTAGCCGCGAGCGGCAATCGGTAGCAGAAATACTCGGCGAAGAAGACCGAGGTTATCTGCGTTTGATCGCGCGACGCACCTGGTTGTACTTTGAAACCTTTGCCGGCCCCGACGATAATTGGCTGCCCGCCGATAATTATCAGGCCGCCCCTCACGAAGAGATTGCCCACCGTTCCTCGCCGACCAACGTGGGCATGTTATTTTTGGCGTCACTGACCGCGTGGGACTTAGGCCACATTGGGCGGCGCGACTTGGCTGCGCGCGTGACGGGCGCACTGGACGCGCTCGATCGGTTGGAAAGTCATGACGGTCATACGCTCAATTGGTTCGATACGCTCACACTCGAGTCGCTGGAGCCGCGCTATATCTCGACGGTCGACAGCGGTAATTTAGCGGTCAGCTTGCTGACCTTAAGCGCCGGCTGCCGAGAAGCCGCCACCGGTCCGGTGCTGCCTGCAACGCGCTGGGACGGCCTTGAGGATGCGCTGCATCTGCTGCGTGAGGCAGTCTGTGCTTTGCCTAAAGATGAACAGGGCGCGATTTACGAACAGCTTGATGAGATCATCGATCGCCTGCCCAGCATTCGCAGTACCCCACAAGATTGGCGCGCAGCGCTGGAGCAGCTTGTCACGACTGACTGGCTGGCGCTTAAACTGCGCGTCACCCAAGTAGTGGAGGCCGGGATTGAAGCCGAGCCCCATGAAATTCATCTGTGGCTCAACCGTACCGATCACCACTTAATGACCATGCGTCGTGACCTTGATGCGCTGGCACCTTGGCACGCGCTGATCGACGATGCGCCGAGGGAGCTAGAAGGAATGCTGACCTTGCTTAATGCGCTGCCTCAAGCCGATGCTGCTCTGGCGGAGATAACCAGCAGCCTTAATCTGCCACGGGGTGTGCTTTCGCAACTGGCGCCGATTGATGAGAAGAGTCAACACTGGCTCGATGCGATGACAGCGGCGCTCGATCAGGGAGAGATCGCTTGCCGAGAGCTGCACGACAGCTTGCAGCGGTGCGCGACGCGGGCACAAACGCGGGCCTTTGGCATGAACTTTCACCCGCTCTATGACGAGGAAACCAGTACCTTCTTTATTGGCCACAATCTCGACTCCGGCCATCTCGATATACACCATTACGATCTATTGGCCAGTGAGGCACGGCTGGCCAGTTATTTTGCCATCGCTAAGCGCGACGTACCCATTAAGCACTGGTTCCATTTAGGGCGACCGATCAGCCGCACGGCGGGTTCCCTGACCATATTGTCGTGGAACGGGTCTATGTTCGAATATCTGATGCCAGCGCTGCTATTGCCGAGCGAGGCTGGCAGGCTACTTGGTCAGAGTGAGCGCGCCGCGGTTGCCGTGCAGCAGCGCTATGGCGAGAAGCTCGACTTGCCTTGGGGAGTCTCAGAATCGGGTTTTGCCGCGCGCAACGAGTCGAACCACTATCAATATCAGGCGTTTGGCGTGCCAGGGCTTGGTCTAAAGCACGGATTGGCCGAGGACTATGTGGTCGCACCCTATGCCAGTGCACTGGCGCTAGGTATAGCACCCATTGCTGCTACCTCCAATCTGCGCCGTCTGGATAAGCTCGGCTTACGGGATCGCTATGGGTTTTTTGAAGCCGCCGATTTCACGCCACAGCGCTTACCGATAGCCGGTGGCCTCTCCATAGTGCGCTCTTATATGGCCCATCACCAAGGCATGATCAGTGCCGCCATCGGCAACGCGCTACACGACAATATTTTGATCGAGCGTTTAGGACGTGAGCCGCGCATGCGCGCCACCGAGCTGTTATTACAGGAACGTGTGCCGTGGGAGTTTCCACCCGAACAGCCAACCGAGACCGATGACCTAGCCCCGGATTTTAGCCGCATTCCGACACCCGTGTTACAAAGCTGGACGGCATTGGAACAGTCCGGTCCCCAGCTGCAGGTGTTGGGCAACGGCAAGTTGGCCGCTTGGGTAACCGATGCCGGCGACAGTGCGTTGTGGTGGCGCGGTCAAGCTATTACCCGCTGGACAGGCGACCCCGTTCGCCGCGGCGGTGAGGCGCGAGTCTACATTAGCGAGCGCGAGAATGAGGTAGAGAGTGAAATCAAGAATGAGATCAAGAGCGGTGCTGTCTGGTCGCTGGGTAAACACGATGAAAACCGAACCTCAGAGACCCGTTACCACGGCCATAAGATTGAGTTTCACGAACGCCGAGGGGGACTATCGACCAACCTCGAAATCTCAATTGCGGCCAGCGATGATGTGGAATTTCGCCGCGTTACGCTCTTCAACGACAGCGACCGGCTGATGGAATTGGAGGTGACCAGCTACGCAGAGGTGGTGCTGGCACCCATGGCGGCTTATGAGCGGCACCCGGCCTTTAGTAAGCTCTTTATCCACAGTGAGCGTCTGGATGAGAAAAACGCGCTGCTCTTTGAGCGCCGATCTAGGCGGCTCGACGATCAACCGCCGGTACTGCTGCACCGTCTGCTGAGCTGTGATGCCACTGTTACCCCCAATGCTGTGGTTAGCCCCAGCGGCTTTGAGACCGACCGCCGGCGATTTCTCGGCCGCCATGGCAACGTAGCGCGGCCGCAGGGCGCGACTCAGGCCCTAAATGGGACAACGGGCTGGACGCTTGACCCCATTATGGCCTTGCGGGCACGGGTTACCTTGGCACCCGGCGCGCAGGTGCGGCTTGATTTTGTGACTGTAGTGGCCAACTCACGGGAAAAAGTGCTTAACATCGCCGAGCGTTTTGCGACTGGGCCAGCTGTAGACTGGGCCATTGAAGACGCGCGGCGCACGGCGGCACTCGAGGCACAGCGCCTCGGGTTGGATTCGCGCACTTTAGCTGAGGCGCAGGCGTTGTGCCGCTATTTGGTGTTCCCGCGATCCTTGCCGATTCTATTAGTGGCCTCGGACACGGCGCTGCCTGCCCAGCCTCATCTTTGGAGCATGGGGTTGTCTGGCGATCTGCCGATGGTGTTGGTGCGGGTTGCAGATAAGACCCATGTGCCGCTATTACCCATCATTATTCGGGCTTATCGATGGTGGCAACGGTGTGGCCTTAAGGTGGATTTGGTGTTCTTGCAAGAAGGTGCCTCGGGTTATCAGGAGCCAGTTCGCGAGTTATTATTTGCCGCACTTCGCGAAGCCAATGTGCCTGAAGGCTTAGGTGGGCAGGGCGGTGTTCATCTGTTAGCGTCTGAGCGGATGGGTGCTGTTGAACGTCGTACTCTTAAGGCCACGGCTCGGCTGTCGCTTGACGCAAGAGCGGGAACGCTGGCCACGGCGATGGCGGTGCCGTGGCAGAGGCGGGCTCCGCTACCTCGTTTTCAACCGCTTGGCGTGCGACCTCCAGCGCCGCTGCCAGCGACACCCTTGTTGCGGCCCAACGATCTCGTTTTCGACAACTCCTTAGGCGGTTTCAATCCCATAAGCGGTGACTACCTGATCCACCTTGATAGCGGACGCGTAACACCGTCGCCTTGGTGCAACGTACTGGCAAACGAGCGGTTTGGCACCTTGGTTTCGGAAGCGGGGCTGGGTTTTACGTGGGGCATTAACAGCGGTGAGCATCGTCTTACCCCTTGGTCAAACGACCCTGTGCTTGATCCGCAGACCGAGGCGCTTTATCTGCGTGACGAAGAAACGGCGGATATTTGGAGCCCCACGCCATTGCCGGCCGGTGGCGATGAGCCTTGCCAAATTCAGCACCATGCAGGCGCCACTACTTGGCTGCGCAACGGTGAGGGGCTAGAACAGCGACTGACAGTGTTTGTGCCGCCCACAGACCCAGTAAAACTGGCAATACTGACTCTGACCAATCCCGGTGATCGCGGGCGTCGGTTTACGGTTACGTATTATGCCGAATGGCTATTAGGCTCAATGGCCAGCGTGGCCGGAGCCCATTTGGTGTGTGGTTTTGATGCCCAAAGCCAAGCACTGATTGCGCGCAATGACTGGAATCCCGAATTCGCTGGGCGCACGGCGTTTCTCGCCGCCAGCCGACCACCCCATAGCTTAACTTGCGACCGCGAAGCGTTTCTTGGTCGGCACCAAAACTTGGCTCGACCGGCAGGGCTAGTAGAGTGGAGCCTTGATGGTGCGCTCGATAACGTTGCTGATGCGTGCGCTGCATTCCAAGTGCACATTGATTTGGCCGCCGGCGCTACCGAAGAAGTGGTGTTCGTGCTGGGTGAAGGCCGTGATTTGGCGGATGCAGCAGACCTGGCAACCCATTGGGCGAACCTTGAAACGGCCAAACTTGGGCTGGCCGACAACGGCGTAACTTGGCAGCAGCGACTCAATGGGGTTCAGATCAGCACGCCTGATCCGGGGTTAGATCTGATGGTTAATCGCTGGCTCACCCAGCAGAACCTTGCCTCGCGTATTCTGGCGCGGGCGGGATTTCAGCAGGCGGGCGGCGCCTTTGGTTTTCGTGACCAACTGCAAGACATGCTGGCGCTGTTATTCAGCGAACCGCAGCGGGTGCGAGCTCATATTTTAGAATGTGCCTCGCGCCAGTTTGAAGAAGGTGATGTGTTGCACTGGTGGCACCCGCCAGCTGGGCGAGGAGTAAAAACGCGCTTTTCAGATGACTTATTGTGGCTGGTTTACGCCACTGGGCGCTACGTTACCGCGACCGGTGATACATCCATTCTCGCTGAAAAAGTGCCGTTTCTGTCGGCACCACCCTTAGCAGAGGGCGAGGAAGATCGATACGCCCTGTTTGAGTCCGGTGGTGAGGCGGGCACGCTGTTTGAGCATTGCCGTCGCGCACTGAATTATGCTGTTACGTCTGGTATTCATGGGCTACCGCTGATGGGCACCGGCGACTGGAACGATGGCATGGATAGAGTGGGCAACGAGGGGCGGGGCGAAAGTGTCTGGCTGGCTTGGTTCGCTGCGGCCTGTGCCGACGCCTTTGCCGATCTCGCCAGAGAGATGGAGCGTTTTGATCTCGATACATATTGGCGTACGCGCGCCGACGAGCTGCGCCGAGCGGCGGATGCTGCAGGATGGGACGGTGAATGGTACGCCCGTGCCTTCGACGATGACGGTTTACCCTGGGGTTCGAAAGATTCCGATGAATGCCAGATTGACAGTATCTCCCAGTCTTGGGCGGTGCTGGCAGGTGGGCTTTCGCCTGAGCGCGCGACCACCGCCGTTAACTCCGCCACCGAACGCTTGGTTGACCGCGACGCACGATTGGTGCGGCTGTTAACGCCGCCCTTTGATCAAACACCGCGCGATCCTGGCTATATTCGCGCCTATCCGCCGGGTGTTCGAGAAAATGGCGGACAGTACACCCATGCGGCAGCCTGGTTAGGTTTGGCCCATGCACGACTGGGCAATGGAGACTTAGCTTACGAGATTTTTGACCTGATCAATCCCATTCGCCGCAGCGATCACCTTGACGGTGCCGAGCAGTATCGCGGTGAGCCCTATGTACTGGCTGCAGATATACGGGGTGCAGGGCCAAACACCGGGCAGGCAGGTTGGACCTGGTACACGGGCGCGGCGGGTTGGACATGGCAACTGGCCGTCGAAGGTATTCTCGGCCTCACCTTGCAGGGTGGGGCGGTTAAAATAGCACCCAGCTTGCCCACTAACTGGGGTGGCGCTACGGCGCGTATCAAAGGCTCAAATGGTGTATTAGCTATTAGCATCGAGGATCCCGAAAAACTCGGCAGCGGCCAAGTTGAACTTACCGTTGACGGCCAGCGGCTAGCAGGCAACAGCGTGGCCTTTCCCACCGATGGCACAGAGCGTCAGGTGACCGCTCGCTTGCGCAAGTTGCCGGAGGGCAGAACGGGTTAA